The proteins below are encoded in one region of Planctomycetota bacterium:
- a CDS encoding competence/damage-inducible protein A has translation MLPRARILSVGDELVTGSTLDTNTAHIAKLLVTHGFDVVGHATLPDGREIVADAIRDAVADARLLVITGGIGPTEDDLTREALADVAGCGLVRDEAWIQHLRELFAKIGRELKPGNLKQADHPATGALLHNPVGTAAGLRQDIDDCTVFVVPGVPKEMRRMVDDHVLPWAKEHGGGGAFALRTLHTIGRGESDVAALLGELHERGRNPEVGTTAAHGIVSLRLYCRADSQADAERMLDETEAQCRATLGNFIFGNGDETLASVIVKTLSDRGETVATAESCTGGLVAKMITDVAGSSGVFQHGWVTYSNGAKHDQLGVEIGAEGAVSESTVVQMAEGARRVAGSTYALSLSGVAGPGGGSDEKPVGTVCIALATPTNTTAEKFVFPGDRDWVRTRAALAALNMLRRSMI, from the coding sequence ATGCTCCCTCGCGCACGCATTCTCTCGGTCGGTGACGAATTGGTCACCGGCTCGACGCTCGACACCAATACCGCTCACATCGCCAAGCTTCTCGTGACCCACGGCTTTGACGTTGTGGGGCATGCGACACTGCCGGACGGGCGTGAGATCGTTGCGGATGCGATCCGTGATGCCGTGGCCGACGCTCGGCTACTCGTCATCACCGGCGGCATCGGCCCGACCGAAGACGACCTCACGCGCGAGGCGCTCGCTGACGTCGCAGGTTGCGGGTTGGTTCGCGATGAAGCTTGGATTCAACACCTCCGTGAACTGTTTGCCAAGATCGGGCGTGAGTTGAAGCCGGGCAATCTCAAGCAGGCCGACCATCCGGCAACCGGTGCGCTGCTGCACAACCCCGTCGGCACGGCCGCCGGCTTGCGGCAAGACATCGACGACTGCACCGTTTTTGTCGTGCCCGGCGTCCCCAAGGAGATGCGACGGATGGTTGACGACCACGTTCTGCCGTGGGCGAAAGAGCACGGCGGCGGTGGGGCGTTTGCCCTGCGGACGCTCCACACGATCGGCCGGGGTGAGAGCGACGTGGCCGCTTTGCTCGGCGAACTTCACGAACGGGGCCGCAACCCGGAAGTTGGCACCACCGCGGCGCACGGGATCGTGTCGTTGCGCCTGTATTGCCGTGCCGATTCACAAGCCGATGCCGAGCGGATGCTCGATGAAACCGAGGCCCAATGTCGGGCGACGCTCGGCAACTTTATCTTCGGTAACGGTGACGAGACGCTGGCGAGCGTCATCGTGAAAACCCTTTCTGATCGGGGTGAAACGGTCGCCACGGCCGAGAGCTGCACCGGGGGTCTTGTCGCGAAGATGATCACCGATGTCGCGGGGTCGAGCGGGGTGTTTCAGCATGGCTGGGTGACTTACTCGAATGGAGCCAAGCACGATCAACTCGGCGTCGAGATCGGTGCGGAAGGGGCGGTCAGCGAGTCGACGGTGGTGCAGATGGCCGAGGGTGCTCGACGTGTCGCCGGTTCGACGTACGCGCTGAGCCTCAGCGGCGTGGCCGGTCCGGGCGGCGGGAGCGACGAGAAGCCGGTCGGCACTGTTTGTATCGCGCTGGCCACGCCGACGAACACCACGGCGGAGAAGTTCGTCTTTCCCGGCGACCGCGATTGGGTTCGCACCCGTGCCGCTCTTGCCGCATTGAACATGCTGCGTCGATCGATGATCTAA